GCAAAGGAGGAGAATATGCACGTAGTGATGCTTCCATGGTCAGCCTTTGGTCACCTGATCCCCTTCCTTCATCTCTCCATAGCTTTGGCCAAAGCTGGAATCCGCGTTTCTTTCGTTTCCACCCCTTCCAACCTCCGCAGGCTTCCCACTCATCTCATTCCTACTCACTTGCCGGCTCCACTAGATCTGGTGGAGCTTCAGTTGCCACCCGTTGATGGCCTACCAAGTGGAGGTGAAGCCACCGTGGATATCTCCGTGGATCAAATCCAGTACCTCAAGACAGCCTATGATCTCTTGAAACCACAACTCAAGCAATTCATCTCCCAAGATACCCCAGATTGGATCATCCAGGATTTCTGCCCTCGTTGGACGGATGAGATCTCCAGAGAACTCAACCTCAACATCCCTCTCATCTTGTTCTCTGTCTACTCCGCTACCTTGTTCGCCTTCTTGGGTCCACCAGAGTACCTCACCGGTGATGCCCAGACTAAATACTGGCCATCATTTGAATCCCTCACTTCTCCACCGGAGTGGGTCACTTTCCCATCCACGGTTGCTTGCCGCCCGTTTGAGGCAGGTCCTATACATGCCGGCATCTTCGGTAGGAATGCCTCCGGCATCTCCGACGTCGAACGATTCGTGATCGGGGTGACGTCATGCAAGGCGATTGCTATCCGGAGCTGCAAGGAGTACGAAGGTGACTACTTGGCTCTGATAGAGAAGGTTCACCGGAGACCAGTGATTCCGGTGGGTTTACTTCCGCCAGCGGCGCCATCATCGGAGAAGGAAAGCTTCCAAGGAGGAGAGTGGTTGACTATTTTCAAGTGGCTGGACCAACAACCACCCAAGTCAATTGTGTTTGTTGGGTTTGGCAGCGAGTGTAAGTTGAGTAGAGAACATGTGTTTGAGATAGCCCATGGGCTTGAGATTTTTGGGCTTTCCTTCTTATGGGCCTTAAGGAAACCTATGTGGGCCTACGATGACGATGACGCCTTGCCACCAGAATTTAGGGCCCGCACTGAGGGTCGAGGTGTGGTGTGTATGGGTTGGGCTCCCCAGATGGAAATACTAGCCCATCCTTCTGTGGGTGGATCACTGTTCCATTCCGGTTGGGGGTCCATAATAGAGACACTCCAGTTTGGTCACACCATAGTGGTCCTGCCAATGGTGGCCGATCAGGGGTTAAACGCTAGGCTTCTGGTTGAGAAAGGTTTGGCCGTCGAAGTAGAGAGGGGCGAAGACGGGTCATTCGATCGGAAAGGCATTGCTGAGGCTTTGAGGAAAGCCATGGTGGACGAAGAAGGCGAGGGATTGAGGTTACGAGCGAGGGAgatgaaaaccatttttggtGATCACAGGCTACATCAAGCATACATGGATGGCTTCATCCAATACCTCAAGAATGGTCCAAAAGACAATACTCCTTGAACCTTAAGAGGAGGCTCTATTTTTCACTTTAAGGGCATTGGATCCTATGTTAAAGCCTtgtattgaaagttgaaagtaaCACTTTAATCAATAATGATATATCATCACGAGTTTTCTTGCATTCTCTTATCAATCCTACCAACCACACTTTGGAcaaatagatagatagatacaCACATTAT
The sequence above is a segment of the Telopea speciosissima isolate NSW1024214 ecotype Mountain lineage chromosome 7, Tspe_v1, whole genome shotgun sequence genome. Coding sequences within it:
- the LOC122666941 gene encoding putative UDP-rhamnose:rhamnosyltransferase 1, encoding MAKEENMHVVMLPWSAFGHLIPFLHLSIALAKAGIRVSFVSTPSNLRRLPTHLIPTHLPAPLDLVELQLPPVDGLPSGGEATVDISVDQIQYLKTAYDLLKPQLKQFISQDTPDWIIQDFCPRWTDEISRELNLNIPLILFSVYSATLFAFLGPPEYLTGDAQTKYWPSFESLTSPPEWVTFPSTVACRPFEAGPIHAGIFGRNASGISDVERFVIGVTSCKAIAIRSCKEYEGDYLALIEKVHRRPVIPVGLLPPAAPSSEKESFQGGEWLTIFKWLDQQPPKSIVFVGFGSECKLSREHVFEIAHGLEIFGLSFLWALRKPMWAYDDDDALPPEFRARTEGRGVVCMGWAPQMEILAHPSVGGSLFHSGWGSIIETLQFGHTIVVLPMVADQGLNARLLVEKGLAVEVERGEDGSFDRKGIAEALRKAMVDEEGEGLRLRAREMKTIFGDHRLHQAYMDGFIQYLKNGPKDNTP